Sequence from the Terriglobales bacterium genome:
TCCGCCGATCAGAGACTCAAAGTACCTGAGCCGCGAGCAGTGTGTGGAGATTTACCGCTGGATGCTGCTCAACCGCCGCATGGAAGCCGCCCTGGAAAACCTCTACAAACAGGGAAAAGTTGTTGGCGGGGTCTACTTCGGCCTCGGACAGGAGGCTTGTTCGTGCGCGTCGGCGTACGCGCTCAAGCCGGACGAGTGGATGGGGCCGATGATCCGCAACCAGGGCTCGCTGTTGGTACGCGGCTTTTCTGCCCGCGACATCATGATGCAGTACATGGCGAAGGCGCAATCACCCACCCATGGCCGCGACGCGTCTTCGCACTTTGGCGACATCCAGAAGCGCAATGTTGTTTCGCCGATTTCCACTCTCGGCGATCTGATCCCGGTGTTAGCGGGAGTTGCTCTGGGCGCACGCCTGCAAGGACGCAATATCGCTGTGATGACCTACATCGGCGACGGCGGACAGTCCACTGGCGTCACCTACGAAGGCCTGAATCTTGCCGCCGTGCAGAAGCTGGGGCTGGTATTGTTCGTTGAAAACAACATCTGGGCATACTCCACGCCTACTGCCGAGCAGTTTCTCTGTCACGACTTGGCGGAACGCGCTATTGGCTATGGTATCCCTGGCGTGATCGTGGATGGCACCGATGCCTGCCAGGTGTATGACGCAGCCCACGAAGCCTGCGAGCGGGCTCGCCGCGGCGAAGGCCCCACGCTGATCGAAGCCAAGATGATGCGCATGAAGGGGCACGCCATTCACGATGCGGCAGCCTATGTTCCCCGCGAGCTGTTCGACTACTGGAACCGGCGCGATCCGATTGCCCGCTTCGAGAATTACCTAGTCAAAGAGAAGAAATGGCTCACTCCTCAGCAGAATGAAAAACTGATCGTGGAAGTTGAAGCGGAACTGGAACGCGATCGGGAATACGCCGTCAATTCACCCATGCCTGAGCCGAAGACCGCGACAGGCGGAGTCTATTGCGATCCATCGTGTCACGATATCAGACCCAAGTATGCGATGCCGCAGTATAAAACCAGGAAGCCGGCCGCCAAGGCCAAGAAAAGTGAAGCAGCGGTGCATTTGAAGTAGCTGGAGTGGAGTTTGTGACTTAGGACGGAAGTTAATGCCAACTCCCAATTATGAGACGATAAGCGTCGCCGGTCATCTAGCGGTAAACCTCTGTCCGATGGCGGATTTTGAGGACAAGGATAAGCAACTTATCGGATTGCTCGATGATTGCCGTTGATTTGCTAAGTATGCCCCAAACCACCTATCTCGAAGCTATTCGTCAGGGACTATGGGAAGAAATGGAGCGCGATCCCACCGTCTTTTGCATCGGCGAAGACATCGGAATCTATGGCGGCGCCTTCAAGGTCACGGAGCGTTTCATAGATCACTTCGGGCCGGAGCGCGTGATCGATACGCCTATCGCCGAATCTGCAATTGTGGGCTCAGCTTTTGGCGCAGCCCTGACTGGCATGCGGCCGGTAGCCGAATTTCAATTCATGGACTTCATCGGCTGCGCCTTCAACCAGATCACCAACATGCTGGCGAAGGCGCATTATCGCTGGGGAGCGCCTGCCCCGGTGGTGCTGCGCGGACCCAGTGGCGGCGGCGTGCACGGCGGTCCTTTTCACTCGCAGAATCCGGAAATGTACTTCATCAACACGCCGGGTCTGAAGGTCGTCTGCCCGGCTACCGTCCGTGACGCCAAGGGCTTGATCAAGTCAGCGATTCGCGACAACAATCCCGTAATCTTCTTCGAGCACAAGTTCCTTTATCGCAGAATCAAAGAGGAGTTGCCGCCCGCAGACTACACAGTTCCGCTGGGCAAGGCGCGAGTGGCGCGCGCGGCCAAAGGCAAGAAGCAGATCGGCCTGATCACCTATGCTGCTATGCTCTACACCGCGCTCGATGCGGCGGATCTGCTCGCCAAGGAAGGCATCGAGCTCGAGGTACTTGACCTCCGCACACTGCTGCCGCTCGATCGTGAGGCGATTACCAACGTTGTCCGCAAGACTAGCAAGGTGATCATTCTGCATGAACATCCCCGCACCGGCGGAATCGCGGGCGAGATCGAAGCCATCATCAATGAAGAGGCGTTCGATGATCTGGACGGCCCACCTGTCCGCATCGCGGCGCAAGACACTCCTGTACCCTTTTCGCCGCCGCTGGAGGAAGTCTTCCTGCCCAAAATAGAAGATGTGGTGCGCGAGGCGCGCAGGCTGGCAGCGTACTAGGGAACTCAGGCGCTCACGTGCCGGGCCATCGTGTGTGGTCTCCTGGCCCAATGCACTTCAGCGTAAGGAAACGCAAAGCCTTTCGAATCGAAACAGGACGGTCGGGATCGCCTGTCCCACACGAGCCGATTCAGTTCTTGCCCGTTTCCGTCACGATATAATTTTTCTTTGCCTGCGGGCGCGAGCGCCATCTAGTAGGGAAGAGGAAAGAATGCCAACCGATGTGGTCATGCCCCAGATGGGGGAGTCGATTTTCGAAGGCACCATCACAAAATGGCTGAAGAAGCCCGGCGAGAAGGTCAATCGCGACGAACCCCTGTTCGAGATCTCCACCGACAAAGTGGACGCCGAAATTCCTTCGCCCGCCTCGGGCGTGCTCAAAGAGGTAAAGGTTAACGAGGGGGCCACCGTTCAGGTGAATACTGTCGTGGCTGTCATCGATGGCGATGGCGCCGGCGCCACGGCATCCGCGCCTGCACCCGCTCCGGCTTCGGCGAAGCCCGCTCCCGCACCGCAGGCTGCTTCCGCAGCCGCTCCGGTGAGCAAACCAGCCGCAACTCAGGCTGCGCCAGTAGTCACGGCTCCGAGTCCCGCGCCCATTGCTGCACCTATAGCCTCGGCGACGTCAGGCGGAACTGGAGCGACTACGGATGTGGTCATGCCGCAGATGGGCGAGTCGATCTTCGAAGGCACGATCACCAAGTGGTTCAAGAAGCCCGGGGAGAAGGTGCAGCGCGATGAACCGCTATTTGAGATCTCCACCGACAAAGTGGATGCGGAGATTCCATCTCCTGCTGCCGGCGTGCTTCAGGATATCAAGTTTCCGGCTGGTTCAACCGTGCAGGTGAACACGGTGGTAGCGAGGCTCGGAACCGATGGGGTGGCGGCCACCCCGTCCGCACCTGCTGCAGCGGTCGCGCCGGCTGCGCCTCCCCCTGCTGCAAAGCCGGCAGCTCCTGCGCCGCCTGCACCAGCAGCAGCTGCGCCCGCCCCGGCAGAAGTGGAAGAGGAAGTGGAGGTCGAGGGCAAACGTATCCACTCGTCGCCGCTGGTACGCAAGATCGCCAAGGAGCACGGCATCAACCTGGCGCAGGTCCCGGGTACAGGGCTGGGCGGGCGAATCACCAAGGACGACATCCTGGCATTTATTGAGAAGCGGCCTGCCGCGGCAGCTGCAGCACCAGCGGCACCGACAGCGGGCAAGCCCGCAGCACCAGCAGCCCCGCTCCCAGGTGAAGTCGTGCCCATGTCGGCGATGCGCAAGATCATCGCCCAGCGCATGGTGGAATCGAAGCGCACCAGCGCCCATGTCCACAGCGTCTATGAAGTGGATATGACGCGAGTCGTTGCAGTGCGCGAGAAAGAAAAACGCTCCTTCGAGCAGCGCAACGGAACCCGGCTGACGTTCACCACGTTCTTCGCGCGCGCTGCAGTCGAGGCACTCAGGCAATTTCCTATCGTGAACGCGTCGGTTGAGGGCGAGAACATTCGCTATCACCGCAACATTAATGTCGGGATCGCGGTGGCGCTGGACTGGGGATTAATCGTGCCGGTCATCAAGAGTGCCGAAGAAAAGAATTTCCTGGGATTGCAACGCTCAATTCTCGACCTGGCGGATCGCGCCCGAACGAAGAAACTCGCGCCGGAAGAGGTGCAAGGCGGAACGTTCACTATTACCAATCCCGGAAGTTTCGGTCAGATGTTCGGCTTGCCGATCATCCTGCAGCCGCAGGTAGCAATCATGGGGATTGGCTCGATCAAGAAGCAGCCGGTGGTGGTGACCGACGACAGCGGCGGCGATTCGATCGCCATCCGCGCGATTTGTCATATTTCGCTCGGCTACGATCATCGCGTGATCGACGGCGCGGTCGCAGATCAGTTCCTTCGCGCAGTAGCGCAATATTTGGAGAAATGGAACGAGCCGCTGGGGTAAGGAAACTGCAACTCAGAAGTTGTAAATTAGAGCCATTTCGCTGTTTAGAAACAACCCCGCCCTATCGCTAGGAGATGCGAAAGCGAACAGGACGGGGTAACCGCGTGCGAAACGCTGGCCGCCATTGGGCCGGCCATGTTGTTTTGGATGGCGATTACTTGCTTGCGGTGGCCTTCGACCACACGCTGGCATTCATGCACTCGACCACACCGTCGATGATCTTACTCAAGCCCTCATGAAACTTGGAGTCATCGACGATGTCACGGTTGGCGACTGCTTCCGTCATCGAAAGCGCTGAACTGATAAAGGACAGTGCAGCCTGCTTCTTGTCGGTGCCGGCGCGTCCGCCGAACAGGGATTCGATACCCTGAACGATGGCCGGAATAAAGGAAAACCCCTGCAACAACTTTGCCAAGAAACTCATACCTCTCTCCTTATGTGAAAGTGAACTTATTCAGCAGCCGGCATTCAGCCAACAACCTAATGGCGGCGGTCGCGCCACTCCCGCTGCCGCACCAGTTCGGCTTTGATGTCGGCCAATTGCGACATGACGTTGCGGGAGAATTCGTTGAATTGCTCCTGGGCTACCAACTCGTTCGCCGGGCGGATGGTCTCAATTCTGCGATTGACTTCATCCACCTGCTGCCGCAGCGTGGCGATCTGAACATCCTGTGCGGCGTCGCCGCGAATCTGGGCGGAAACCCATCCCGCGCCAAACAATGCCAGCGAAACGACTGACGACCATATGACTCGGCGAAATAGCGGCTGCGGACCTGACGAATTGCTGTTGTTCATACTTCTGTTGACTGGCGGTTGGGCGAAGAGACCGGGCTGAATCATTCGGCTTCGCGCCCGCGGTTCAACTGCAATGCTCATAACGGATAATCCACGTGCAAGAGGGTGGAAAATTCAGAATAGCGGCGCGGAGTGGAGCCATCATATTGCCGCAGATAATAGTCTTGTGCCCGCGCCAGGCGCGGCACGGTGAAGGTCTGGACCGTGAACCAGGCAATCAGGTTGCGATCGTTGCCCGCCTCCCAGCCAGAGTCGCTGCGGCGCACCTCAAATCCGCCACCGGGAGGAGGCGCCACGCCCGCGTCAATCGTCACCCACGTGGATGTGAGGTCGACCACTTCCGCCTGCGGCAGGCCGGGAAGCACCGCCGGGTCGGGCTGAATCGTAGTGACCGTGATTTGCGCAATGCCCTGCACGTGGCTGCTGTCATGATGAAATCCCAGAGGGTCGGCGGCATCATTCGCAAAGGCGATTCTGTATTGGCTTCTGTCCGAGGACAGATCGAGAACAGTGATATCCACCTGCCGAACCACGGCCTCAAAGCTGCATCCTCGCGACGGGGCGTTTATGCCCAGCCCATCCCCGGGGAAGATGTCGAGCGCTGCATCGGGGAGAAAATCGCTCACTGTCTCATAGGTGCCCGACCACGGCTGTTGAGTGCTGTCGTCCAGCATGGCGAGCGCAGCATTGGCGCAATCGCGCGAGGTACGCGGTTCGGGGATTGCCAGATGGACGACCGAGCCCCGCATTCCATCGTCACCCGGCATTGCCTGGGCGGCGATGTCGGCCGGATCAGTTGCCTGCGCAACTGCTCGTCCGCTTGTCCGGTAAGAGACCACCAGCTTTTCATTGGCAGCAGGAATGAATGCCGAGTAGAAGGCCAGGTCACCGTTAGACCCCAGCCGGCATTCCGCACCGTCAGTCAGCGCACCTACTAGGCGTGTGCGATATGGTTGGCCGGGGAGACAGCTGCGTACCACAGCCTCGGGTGCGCGCAACAGTCGTGTGTAGGCAAGCGCACAGTGCATATCAAGAGCGTTCACGAGCGCGTAAGTACAAACGCCCGGAGCGTTTTGCACGAGGCCATCAAACAACACGGTGGAAGGCGCGACCAGCGATACGGGATTATTGGGATCGACGTCATGCACTTCCAGCACAATGCGGACGTCACAAGGGACCTCCTCGCCCCCTAATGCGTTGCCGGCAGGATGCTGCGATGCATGGAAGCGTTGTCGCGA
This genomic interval carries:
- a CDS encoding thiamine pyrophosphate-dependent dehydrogenase E1 component subunit alpha — protein: MASKKSPGSHNSGRHKSGSAARQTSTNHQPNSSQRTYEIFDYRLEQTDFCIEQVGDGDQVRYKVRGDLSAPPPPIRDSKYLSREQCVEIYRWMLLNRRMEAALENLYKQGKVVGGVYFGLGQEACSCASAYALKPDEWMGPMIRNQGSLLVRGFSARDIMMQYMAKAQSPTHGRDASSHFGDIQKRNVVSPISTLGDLIPVLAGVALGARLQGRNIAVMTYIGDGGQSTGVTYEGLNLAAVQKLGLVLFVENNIWAYSTPTAEQFLCHDLAERAIGYGIPGVIVDGTDACQVYDAAHEACERARRGEGPTLIEAKMMRMKGHAIHDAAAYVPRELFDYWNRRDPIARFENYLVKEKKWLTPQQNEKLIVEVEAELERDREYAVNSPMPEPKTATGGVYCDPSCHDIRPKYAMPQYKTRKPAAKAKKSEAAVHLK
- a CDS encoding alpha-ketoacid dehydrogenase subunit beta; translated protein: MIAVDLLSMPQTTYLEAIRQGLWEEMERDPTVFCIGEDIGIYGGAFKVTERFIDHFGPERVIDTPIAESAIVGSAFGAALTGMRPVAEFQFMDFIGCAFNQITNMLAKAHYRWGAPAPVVLRGPSGGGVHGGPFHSQNPEMYFINTPGLKVVCPATVRDAKGLIKSAIRDNNPVIFFEHKFLYRRIKEELPPADYTVPLGKARVARAAKGKKQIGLITYAAMLYTALDAADLLAKEGIELEVLDLRTLLPLDREAITNVVRKTSKVIILHEHPRTGGIAGEIEAIINEEAFDDLDGPPVRIAAQDTPVPFSPPLEEVFLPKIEDVVREARRLAAY
- the sucB gene encoding 2-oxoglutarate dehydrogenase, E2 component, dihydrolipoamide succinyltransferase, with translation MPTDVVMPQMGESIFEGTITKWLKKPGEKVNRDEPLFEISTDKVDAEIPSPASGVLKEVKVNEGATVQVNTVVAVIDGDGAGATASAPAPAPASAKPAPAPQAASAAAPVSKPAATQAAPVVTAPSPAPIAAPIASATSGGTGATTDVVMPQMGESIFEGTITKWFKKPGEKVQRDEPLFEISTDKVDAEIPSPAAGVLQDIKFPAGSTVQVNTVVARLGTDGVAATPSAPAAAVAPAAPPPAAKPAAPAPPAPAAAAPAPAEVEEEVEVEGKRIHSSPLVRKIAKEHGINLAQVPGTGLGGRITKDDILAFIEKRPAAAAAAPAAPTAGKPAAPAAPLPGEVVPMSAMRKIIAQRMVESKRTSAHVHSVYEVDMTRVVAVREKEKRSFEQRNGTRLTFTTFFARAAVEALRQFPIVNASVEGENIRYHRNINVGIAVALDWGLIVPVIKSAEEKNFLGLQRSILDLADRARTKKLAPEEVQGGTFTITNPGSFGQMFGLPIILQPQVAIMGIGSIKKQPVVVTDDSGGDSIAIRAICHISLGYDHRVIDGAVADQFLRAVAQYLEKWNEPLG